A window from Toxoplasma gondii ME49 chromosome IX, whole genome shotgun sequence encodes these proteins:
- a CDS encoding variable surface lipoprotein (encoded by transcript TGME49_306350): MAVPGPMGMPGPPAMGMPGPPAMGLPPGGPYGVNPTLRPPPQVVEQMLDELEEKARHYFILYNREKKAREKTERYSFWLQKELAEHKEKLLKSADYIESLQNKFDELRGDPEMIRDTLQRIDLMYAQVDTLVQALAGVCGFAAVKDSTREQLLQCALDYLYPCRALDPRLHELYGVLYYFRLGESKSPPGIPPPPPEPSYVPLSEGVGGPWIKPSPYTLFLNPAAGLSMFQRNMAETQKAVEAEEAEKAGKADAEQKKETTKRIFGATVQSSGTSKAKVGTAKPSGTKTSTETAKTASDPPKREPVDPKATLKGFSLFVRKLEEFKRPASSKVESLRIVVRTDDESATDSKKKEGRSMLIEKCGGSPGKEEATFNLLVEFPSLPAKKAGGNPKIVIDVYDNKAFAALGRADKPFNDKSLGTEDAVWEIKDNTGKAFGKLVCTVTPLPLNAPLPCEGGGGEKDAGAAKKGGAETKEAVKKEAKKEEAKPGAIKKPELPKLAVTKPDLPKPGGPGASVPSGEKKAGEEAKSKPGPPPLNIKKPDLPAPAKTAPTKEGIKAGDDAKKSLDIKKPPLDLKSGDAGAPKKELGASGPDLAAKKPPGGGDSASGKPGGAPAGLVKKPDLPKPGAVVAKTDTGAKPGPPAAKSDAKPGATPAKPGATPAKPGVTPAKPDATPAKPGATPAKPGATPAKPALSAPVKPGSTPVKPGVGAPAKPGLTPVKPGLSTPVKPGLSTPAKPGLTPVKPGVGAPAKPGLTPVKPGVGAPAKPGLTPVKPGAGAPAKPGLTPVKPGLSTPAKPGLTPVKPGAGAPAKPGLTPVKPGAGAPAKPGLTPVKPGAGAPAKPTPVKPPGPKPGAPAAAKVDLKGKPAIKPKIAAK, encoded by the exons ATGGCAGTGCCTGGGCCAATGGGGATGCCTGGCCCTCCCGCAATGGGGATGCCTGGTCCTCCTGCAATGGGACTGCCGCCGGGGGGACCCTACGGGGTGAATCCGACGTTGAGGCCTCCACCGCAAGTTGTTGAACAGA TGCTCGACGAactggaggagaaggcgcgcCACTACTTCATTTTGTAcaatcgagagaagaaagcccgagaaaaaacagagagataCAGTTTCTGGCTGCAGAAAG AGCTCGCGGAACACaaagagaagctgctgaagagCGCAGATTACATCGAATCGCTTCAGAACAAATTCGATGAGCTGAGAGGAGACCCCGAAATGATTCGCGACACTCTGCAGAGAATCGACCTCATGTATGCTCAAGTTGATACTCTCGTCCAAGCTCTTGCAG gCGTATGTGGCTTTGCTGCTGTCAAGGACTCGACGAGAGAGCAGCTGCTACAGTGTGCTCTCGACTATCTCTATCCCTGTCGTGCCCTCGACCCTCGACTTCACG AGCTGTACGGTGTGTTGTATTACTTCCGCCTGGGCGAGAGCAAATCGCCTCCTGGGATCCCGCCTCCACCTCCAGAGCCGAGCTATGTGCCACTCTCTGAGGGCGTCGGAGGTCCCTGGATAAAACCGAGTCCGTATACGCTTTTTCTGAATCCGGCGGCTGGCCTCTCGATGTTCCAAAGGAACATGGCTGAGACTCAGAAGGCGGTGGAGGCTGAGGAGGCTGAGAAAGCGGGGAAGGCGGACGCCGaacaaaagaaggaaacgacaaagagaaTCTTCGGAGCCACTGTCCAAAGTTCGGGGACTTCCAAGGCGAAAGTGGGCACAGCAAAACCTTCAG GGACAAAGACGTCGACCGAGACTGCGAAAACTGCATCGGATCCTCCAAAGCGCGAGCCTGTGGATCCAAAGGCGACTCTGAAGGGATTTTCTTTGTTCGTGAGGAAACTCGAGGAATTCAAGCGCCCCGCCTCCTCCAAAGTGGAGAGTCTCCGAATCGTAGTCAG GACGGACGACGAATCGGCGACagactcgaagaagaaggaggggcGTTCCATGCTCATCGAAAAG TGCGGAGGCTctccaggaaaagaagaggcgacgtTCAACCTACTGGTGGAGTTCCCCTCTTTGCCTGCCAAGAAGGCCGGAGGCAATCCGAAGATTGTAATTGACGTCTACGACAACAAGGCA TTTGCAGCGCTCGGCCGCGCGGACAAACCTTTCAACGACAAGAGTTTGGGCACAGAGGATGCCGTATG ggAAATCAAGGACAACACTGGAAAGGCTTTTG ggAAACTGGTCTGCACAGTCACTCCGTTGCCCCT AAACGCCCCACTCCCGTGTGAGggtggaggcggcgagaaAGATGCGGgtgcagcgaagaagggtGGCGCAG agacgaaggaagcagtgaagaaggaggcgaagaaggaagaggcaaagCCTGGAGCGATCAAGAAACCTGAACTTCCAAAGTTGGCGGTGACGAAGCCTGATTTACCGAAGCCTGGCGGACCGGGCGCAAGCGTTCCGtctggcgagaagaaggcgggagaggaagcaaagtCCAAGCCAGGCCCACCACCTTTGAATATAAAGAAACCTGATTTGCCGGCGCCTGCCAAGACAGCCCCGACGAAGGAAGGCATCAAGGCCGGGGACGACGCGAAGAAGTCGCTGGACATCAAGAAACCTCCTCTGGACCTGAAATCCGGAGATGCGGGGGCACCCAAGAAAGAACTGGGGGCTTCCGGTCCCGATCTGGCAGCGAAAAAGCCTCCTGGGGGAGGAGACTCGGCTTCCGGAAAACCTGGAGGTGCTCCTGCGGGACTTGTGAAGAAACCGGACCTCCCCAAGCCAGGAGCGGTCGTCGCAAAAACAGACACCGGCGCGAAACCGGGCCCTCCGGCTGCAAAAAGCGACGCCAAGCCGGGTGCAACTCCAGCGAAACCGGGTGCAACTCCAGCGAAGCCAGGTGTAACTCCAGCGAAACCGGATGCAACTCCAGCGAAGCCAGGTGCAACTCCAGCAAAACCGGGTGCAACTCCAGCTAAGCCTGCATTGAGTGCACCTGTGAAGCCAGGGTCGACGCCAGTGAAGCCTGGAGTGGGTGCGCCGGCGAAACCTGGATTGACGCCAGTGAAGCCTGGACTGAGTACGCCAGTGAAGCCTGGACTGAGTACACCGGCGAAGCCTGGATTGACGCCAGTGAAGCCTGGGGTGGGTGCACCGGCGAAGCCTGGACTGACGCCAGTGAAGCCTGGGGTGGGTGCACCGGCGAAACCTGGATTGACGCCAGTGAAGCCTGGAGCGGGTGCGCCGGCGAAACCTGGATTGACGCCAGTGAAGCCTGGACTGAGTACACCGGCGAAGCCTGGATTGACGCCAGTGAAGCCTGGAGCGGGTGCACCGGCGAAGCCTGGACTGACGCCAGTGAAGCCTGGAGCGGGTGCACCGGCGAAGCCTGGACTGACGCCAGTGAAGCCTGGAGCGGGTGCACCGGCGAAGCCGACTCCGGTGAAGCCTCCCGGTCCCAAGCCAGGGGCTCCGGCAGCTGCGAAAGTGGACTTGAAAG GGAAACCCGCTATCAAACCGAAGATTGCCGCCAAGTAA
- a CDS encoding hypothetical protein (encoded by transcript TGME49_306370), with product MRGCLVAEKLEENVPKGTPYLSRLVPETLSRLRIPVADRDGTHRHRSRDRMQRKEQSRRKRILQRRSDEERNREKRQETEETQQRRKSRRTFSGRQGNLPFRRAQRTVPRKGVLRFPCHFPFFDKCESSEPQLVFSGKSFCFRHFFSESTSAKFSAQDVKCCRHL from the coding sequence ATGCGAGGATGTCTCGTAGccgagaaactcgaggagaATGTACCGAAGGGGACTCCATACTTGTCACGCCTTGTCCCCGAAACTCTGAGCCGCTTGCGAATTCCAGTTGCCGACAGAGATGGAACTCATCGCCACCGCTCCAGAGACAGAATGCAACGCAAGGAACAgagtcgaagaaaacgaatctTGCAGAGAAGatcagacgaggagagaaacagagagaagagacaggagacagaggagacgcaacagcgaaggaaaagcagacgtACTTTTTCCGGCCGTCAGGGAAACCTACCGTTTCGTAGAGCGCAGAGAACTGTCCCGAGAAAGGGGGTTCTCAGATTTCCATGTCATTTTCCATTTTTCGACAAGTGCGAATCTTCAGAACCGCAACTTGTTTTCTCCGGGAAGTCTTTTTGCTTCCGTCACTTTTTCTCTGAGTCTACATCGGCCAAGTTCTCGGCGCAGGATGTGAAGTGCTGCCGTCACTTGTGA
- a CDS encoding U1 zinc finger protein (encoded by transcript TGME49_306380), translating into MPKYYCEYCDIYLTHSSPAGRRQHATGRKHINQKIEYFQNLIREPDFMPPQQLDSTVVQRAVQAAGSGPMPMGPTGGPGFQRGFGGRGGFAGRGGFAGRGGMDGGRGGGRGGFPPIGMSIGPGGGPPGGGRSGSMCGSHHPQDIRSGGAPGPNSNHFQRPMGPMGFRGPMGPGGPGPLGPGGLRGPGGPPGNHFGPPGDDVGPRRNMSGFDRERR; encoded by the exons ATGCCGAAGTACTACTGCGAATACTGCGACATCTACCTCACTCACTCGTCCCCTGCTGGACGGCGGCAGCATGCGACTGGGCGCAAACACATCAACCAGAAAATCGAGTACTTCCAAA ATCTGATTCGCGAGCCCGACTTCATGCCGCCTCAGCAACTGGACTCGACCGTCGTCCAGCGAGCAG tgCAAGCGGCAGGCTCCGGACCTATGCCGATGGGTCCTACAGGCGGTCCAGGCTTTCAGCGGGGCTTCGGCGGCCGCGGGGGCTTCGCTGGTCGCGGCGGCTTCGCTGGTCGCGGCGGCATGGACGGCGGCcgaggaggcggcagaggtGGATTTCCTCCCATTG GCATGTCGATCGGACCTGGCGGCGGACCTCCAGGGGGGGGCAGGAGCGGCTCGATGTGTGGCTCGCATCATCCGCAAGACATCCGCAGTGGGGGCGCTCCGGGCCCCAATTCGAACCACTTTCAGAGACCCATGGGCCCGATGGGCTTCCGCGGGCCCATGGGCCCTGGGGGCCCCGGGCCACTTGGCCCCGGGGGCCTGCGCGGCCCGGGCGGGCCACCCGGGAACCACTTCGGGCCTCCAGGCGACGATGTGGGGCCGCGGAGAAACATGAGTGGCTTTGATCGAGAGCGCAGATAG